A genomic segment from Blastococcus sp. PRF04-17 encodes:
- the pcaH gene encoding protocatechuate 3,4-dioxygenase subunit beta translates to MTGTTAGSRLVLPRYLREDDATRTPVGFPAYRSTGLRAPLHAPVDLPQRLTEITGPLLGEGRVTAADADLTRQHDGEPQGQRIVVHGRVLDSDGRPVPHTLVEIWQANAGGRYRHVVDNWPSPLDPNFTGLGRCLTDAQGRYEFTTIKPGAYPWGNHHNAWRPAHIHFSLFGRAFTQRLVTQMYFPDDPLFFQDPIFNAIPEAARPLAISRFDYERTVPEWALAFQWDIVLRGRGQTPFETDDDGDIA, encoded by the coding sequence ATGACCGGGACCACAGCCGGGAGCCGGCTCGTCCTGCCGCGCTACCTGCGCGAGGACGACGCGACCCGCACGCCCGTCGGCTTCCCCGCCTACCGCAGCACCGGGCTGCGCGCCCCGCTGCACGCCCCGGTCGACTTGCCGCAGCGGCTGACCGAGATCACCGGTCCGCTGCTCGGCGAGGGGCGGGTCACGGCGGCCGACGCCGACCTCACCCGCCAGCACGACGGCGAGCCCCAGGGGCAGCGCATCGTCGTCCACGGACGGGTGCTCGACAGCGACGGCAGGCCGGTGCCGCACACCCTCGTCGAGATCTGGCAGGCGAACGCCGGTGGCCGGTACCGCCACGTGGTGGACAACTGGCCCTCGCCGCTGGATCCGAACTTCACCGGTCTCGGCCGCTGCCTGACCGACGCCCAGGGGCGGTACGAGTTCACGACCATCAAGCCCGGCGCCTATCCGTGGGGCAACCACCACAACGCCTGGCGGCCCGCGCACATCCACTTCTCGCTGTTCGGGCGGGCCTTCACCCAGCGACTGGTCACCCAGATGTACTTCCCGGACGATCCCTTGTTCTTCCAGGACCCGATCTTCAACGCGATCCCGGAGGCCGCGCGGCCATTGGCGATCAGCCGGTTCGACTACGAGCGCACCGTTCCGGAGTGGGCGCTGGCCTTCCAATGGGACATCGTGCTCCGCGGGCGCGGCCAGACTCCCTTCGAGACCGACGACGACGGAGACATCGCGTGA
- the pcaG gene encoding protocatechuate 3,4-dioxygenase subunit alpha: MSTPHTVLHTTPSATVGPYWAIGLTWKDGPYAVDPGAEGAIWIRGRVFDGAGNPLAVGLVETWQADPDGRFDHPDDPRGQSATPGFRGFARSSLVDAGEFAVCTLKPGRVPDGRGGLQAPHIDVSLFSQGLLDRLVTRIYFADEPAANAEDVVLRDVAEDRRRTLLAERTDDGYRFDVYLQGDRETVFFAL; the protein is encoded by the coding sequence GTGAGCACCCCGCACACCGTGCTGCACACCACGCCCAGCGCCACGGTCGGCCCGTACTGGGCGATCGGCCTCACCTGGAAGGACGGGCCGTACGCGGTCGACCCGGGTGCGGAGGGAGCGATCTGGATCCGCGGCCGGGTCTTCGACGGCGCCGGCAACCCGCTCGCCGTCGGGCTGGTGGAGACCTGGCAGGCCGATCCGGACGGGCGCTTCGACCACCCCGACGACCCGCGCGGGCAGTCCGCGACGCCGGGCTTCCGCGGCTTCGCCCGCTCCTCGCTGGTCGACGCCGGAGAGTTCGCCGTCTGCACCCTCAAGCCCGGCCGGGTCCCTGACGGGCGGGGCGGGCTGCAGGCGCCGCACATCGACGTGTCCCTGTTCTCCCAGGGACTGCTCGACCGGCTCGTGACCCGGATCTACTTCGCCGACGAGCCGGCGGCCAACGCCGAGGACGTCGTGCTCCGCGACGTCGCCGAGGACCGGCGCCGGACCCTGCTCGCGGAGCGGACCGACGACGGCTACCGGTTCGACGTGTACCTCCAGGGGGACCGGGAGACGGTCTTCTTCGCCCTGTGA
- the pcaB gene encoding 3-carboxy-cis,cis-muconate cycloisomerase produces the protein MSGLFDGTFARGGAAAAVSDAAWFRALLAVEAAVARAAARVGLVPTTAADAVTRACAEPAGLDLASVVARSADAGNPVPPLVRVLQDAVGERDAVAVHVGATSQDVLDTALVLLARDAIAAIDADLAAAADAAARLAADHRDDLVMARTLMQQALPTTFGLKAAGWLAGLDGVRLRLAEVVASLPVQYGGAAGTLAASSGSGVVLRTALAEELGLADAAVAWHTVRLPIADLAGALGAAAGVVATVAVDVVLMAQTEIAEVSEGGDARGGSSVMPHKRNPVAAISARACARRAPGLVATLLSAMEQEHERAAGGWHSEWPTLTDLLATVGSAASWLAECLSGLRVDADRMAAGVAAARDPELAGALAEALAPTLGKGAGHDAAAAAVREARDGGRTLRDVLAGRSDVDVDALRGVPDPGEAAAQVDAVLADHRRLTEGQV, from the coding sequence GTGAGCGGACTCTTCGACGGCACCTTCGCGCGCGGGGGAGCGGCCGCCGCCGTCTCCGACGCGGCCTGGTTCCGCGCGCTGCTGGCGGTCGAGGCCGCCGTGGCCCGGGCGGCCGCCCGCGTCGGCCTGGTGCCGACGACCGCCGCCGACGCCGTCACGAGGGCCTGCGCCGAGCCGGCCGGCCTCGACCTGGCCTCGGTGGTCGCGCGGTCGGCCGACGCCGGCAACCCGGTGCCGCCGCTGGTGCGGGTGCTGCAGGACGCGGTGGGGGAGCGGGACGCGGTCGCCGTGCACGTGGGCGCCACCAGCCAGGACGTCCTGGACACCGCGCTAGTGCTGCTGGCCCGCGACGCGATCGCCGCGATCGACGCCGACCTGGCCGCGGCCGCCGATGCGGCCGCGCGGCTGGCCGCCGACCACCGCGACGACCTGGTCATGGCCCGGACGCTGATGCAGCAGGCGCTCCCGACCACCTTCGGGCTCAAGGCGGCCGGCTGGCTGGCCGGCCTGGACGGCGTCCGGCTGCGGCTCGCCGAGGTCGTCGCCTCGCTGCCGGTCCAGTACGGAGGAGCAGCCGGCACCCTCGCCGCGTCGTCCGGCTCGGGCGTCGTGCTGCGGACGGCGCTGGCCGAGGAGCTCGGGCTCGCGGACGCCGCGGTCGCCTGGCACACGGTGCGGCTGCCGATCGCCGACCTGGCGGGGGCGCTGGGGGCGGCGGCCGGTGTGGTCGCCACCGTCGCGGTCGACGTCGTCCTCATGGCGCAGACGGAGATCGCCGAGGTGAGCGAGGGCGGAGACGCCCGCGGCGGCTCGTCGGTGATGCCGCACAAGCGGAACCCGGTCGCGGCCATCTCGGCCCGCGCCTGCGCGCGGCGGGCGCCGGGCCTGGTCGCCACCCTGCTGTCGGCCATGGAGCAGGAGCACGAGCGGGCGGCCGGAGGGTGGCACAGCGAGTGGCCGACCCTGACCGACCTGCTCGCGACCGTCGGCTCGGCGGCGTCCTGGCTGGCCGAGTGCCTGAGCGGCCTCCGGGTGGACGCCGACCGCATGGCGGCCGGCGTCGCGGCCGCCCGCGACCCGGAGCTCGCCGGTGCCCTGGCCGAGGCGCTCGCGCCGACGCTCGGCAAGGGCGCGGGCCACGACGCCGCCGCCGCGGCCGTGCGCGAGGCCCGGGACGGCGGCCGCACCCTGCGCGATGTGCTCGCGGGGCGGTCGGACGTCGACGTCGACGCGCTGCGGGGCGTTCCCGACCCCGGTGAGGCGGCGGCGCAGGTGGACGCCGTCCTCGCCGATCACCGCCGGCTGACGGAGGGGCAGGTATGA
- the pcaD gene encoding 3-oxoadipate enol-lactonase, whose protein sequence is MSAVEVSHSVAGPAGAPVVVLSNSLGADRGMWDPQVPPLAERYRVVTYDNRGHGSSPAPAGPYSLDDLVDDVVALLATVGAERAHFVGLSIGGMIGMRLAAREPQVVDRLALLCTSAKPEPQGFLDRAAAVRSGGTGPIAPAVVSRWLTPGFAAGHPDLVARLEGMIAGCEDEGYAACAEVVAAVDLRDDLPRISAPTLVISGAEDPALPPEHQRLIADGIAGAELRTVSPAAHLANLERPLEVTGALLAHLDTAGASA, encoded by the coding sequence ATGAGCGCCGTCGAGGTGTCGCACAGCGTGGCGGGGCCGGCCGGCGCGCCGGTCGTCGTCCTCTCCAACTCGCTCGGGGCCGACCGCGGGATGTGGGACCCGCAGGTCCCGCCCCTGGCCGAGCGCTACCGCGTGGTCACCTACGACAACCGGGGGCACGGCTCGTCCCCGGCCCCCGCCGGGCCGTACAGCCTGGACGACCTGGTGGACGACGTGGTCGCGCTGCTGGCCACCGTCGGGGCGGAGCGCGCGCATTTCGTGGGCCTGTCCATCGGCGGGATGATCGGCATGCGGCTGGCCGCGCGCGAGCCCCAGGTGGTCGACCGGCTGGCGCTGCTGTGCACGTCGGCGAAGCCCGAACCGCAGGGCTTCCTCGACCGCGCGGCGGCGGTGCGCTCCGGGGGCACGGGCCCGATCGCGCCGGCGGTGGTGAGCCGCTGGCTCACGCCCGGCTTCGCCGCCGGGCACCCGGACCTCGTGGCCCGGCTCGAGGGCATGATCGCCGGCTGCGAGGACGAGGGCTACGCCGCCTGCGCCGAGGTGGTGGCGGCCGTCGACCTGCGCGACGACCTGCCGCGGATCAGCGCCCCGACGCTGGTGATCTCCGGCGCCGAGGACCCGGCGCTGCCCCCCGAGCACCAGCGGCTGATCGCCGACGGCATCGCCGGTGCCGAGTTGCGCACCGTGAGCCCGGCCGCCCACCTCGCCAACCTGGAGCGCCCGCTCGAGGTCACCGGCGCGCTGCTCGCCCACCTCGACACGGCAGGAGCCTCCGCATGA
- the pcaC gene encoding 4-carboxymuconolactone decarboxylase, with product MSTDDERREAGMRTRREVLGDEWVDRAVANTTPFTADFQDFITRIAWGDLWQRPGLARRDRSLMTLSVTIALRHWDEFALHVRAARNNGLTDEEIAEVCQHAAIYAGVPAANHAFKVAAPILEELRGARD from the coding sequence ATGAGCACCGACGACGAACGCCGCGAGGCCGGCATGCGGACCCGGCGTGAGGTGCTGGGCGACGAGTGGGTAGACCGCGCGGTCGCGAACACCACGCCGTTCACCGCCGACTTCCAGGACTTCATCACCCGCATCGCGTGGGGCGACCTGTGGCAGCGGCCCGGGCTGGCGCGCCGCGACCGCAGCCTCATGACGCTGTCGGTCACCATCGCGCTGCGGCACTGGGACGAGTTCGCCCTGCACGTGCGGGCGGCCAGGAACAACGGGCTGACCGACGAGGAGATCGCCGAGGTGTGCCAGCACGCCGCGATCTACGCCGGCGTCCCCGCCGCCAACCACGCGTTCAAGGTCGCCGCGCCGATCCTCGAGGAGCTGCGCGGCGCACGGGACTGA
- a CDS encoding FAD binding domain-containing protein, with translation MKPGVFEYVAPTTVEDALAVLAERGDDTSLLAGGQSLMPLMNMRLARPEVLLDLNGLNELASWGLSEDGLRAGALVRAADLERSREVRAQLPTLVEAISHIGHPQIRNRTTIGGNVAHADPSSELPGMLAALEGSVELTSSRGSRTLPWSEFFVSVFMTAREPDEMVTAVTFPVPHGWDVRFSEMARRHGDFPIVALTVAVRTDDDVVTGLRVAATGVSDRPVRLTAVEKAAVGRRLEPSLVRDLVALSREEIDPQPDGAGSAEYRRYLLGTLLERSLLPDAAPAAA, from the coding sequence GTGAAGCCGGGCGTTTTCGAGTACGTCGCACCGACGACGGTGGAGGACGCGCTGGCCGTCCTGGCCGAGCGCGGTGACGACACCTCTCTCCTTGCCGGAGGGCAGAGCCTCATGCCGCTGATGAACATGCGGCTGGCCCGCCCGGAGGTGCTCCTCGACCTCAACGGTCTGAATGAACTGGCGTCGTGGGGCCTGTCCGAGGACGGGCTCCGCGCCGGCGCGCTGGTCCGCGCCGCGGATCTCGAGCGTTCGCGCGAGGTGCGAGCCCAGCTGCCCACGCTGGTCGAGGCAATCAGCCACATCGGCCACCCGCAGATCCGCAACCGCACGACGATCGGCGGGAACGTCGCCCACGCCGACCCCTCCTCGGAGCTGCCGGGGATGCTCGCGGCGCTCGAGGGCAGCGTCGAGCTCACCTCGAGCCGCGGCTCCCGCACGCTGCCGTGGTCGGAGTTCTTCGTCAGCGTCTTCATGACGGCTCGCGAGCCCGACGAGATGGTCACCGCCGTGACCTTCCCGGTCCCGCATGGCTGGGACGTGCGCTTCAGCGAGATGGCCCGCCGGCACGGGGACTTCCCGATCGTCGCTCTGACCGTCGCCGTCCGGACCGACGACGACGTCGTGACCGGCCTGCGGGTGGCCGCGACCGGGGTGAGCGACCGGCCGGTCCGGCTGACCGCCGTCGAGAAAGCCGCCGTCGGGCGCCGGCTCGAGCCGAGCCTCGTCCGCGACCTGGTCGCTCTGTCGCGAGAGGAGATCGATCCGCAGCCGGACGGTGCCGGCAGCGCGGAATACCGCCGGTACCTGCTCGGGACGCTGCTCGAACGCAGCCTCCTGCCCGACGCCGCACCCGCCGCGGCCTGA
- a CDS encoding (2Fe-2S)-binding protein, with protein MSIEETIAASGADVAEVAVTVNGTRRRAQTEVRTLLSDFLRHDLGLTGTHVGCEHGACGACTVLVDGVAVRACLMLAVQVSGREVTTVEGLSQDGELSPLQDAMWAEHGLQCGFCTPGILCTLEGAARAGDDIEAAMDDLLGGHICRCTGYQNVRAAVRRWCGEGGAGCGSASGGTR; from the coding sequence TTGAGCATCGAGGAGACCATTGCCGCGAGCGGCGCTGACGTCGCGGAGGTGGCCGTGACCGTCAACGGCACCCGGCGTCGCGCGCAGACCGAGGTGCGCACCTTGCTGTCGGACTTCCTGCGGCACGACCTCGGGCTCACGGGCACGCACGTCGGTTGCGAGCACGGGGCCTGCGGTGCCTGCACGGTCCTGGTCGACGGCGTCGCTGTCCGCGCCTGCCTGATGCTCGCCGTGCAGGTCTCCGGCCGCGAGGTCACCACCGTCGAGGGCCTGTCCCAGGACGGCGAGCTGAGCCCGCTGCAGGACGCCATGTGGGCCGAGCACGGGCTGCAGTGCGGCTTCTGCACGCCGGGCATCCTGTGCACGCTCGAGGGTGCCGCCCGCGCGGGTGACGACATCGAGGCGGCGATGGACGACCTCCTCGGCGGCCACATCTGCCGGTGCACCGGGTACCAGAACGTGCGCGCCGCGGTCCGCCGCTGGTGCGGCGAGGGCGGCGCCGGCTGCGGATCTGCGTCAGGTGGAACCCGATGA